ACAACTTAACTCTCACTGGATATTCCGATGCTGACTGGGCATGTGACCCAGACGACAAAAATTAGTAGGTGGCTATTGCGTTTATTTTGGTGATACGCTGGTTTCATGGTCATCCAATAAGCAAGGGGTGGTTTCAAGGGCAAGTGCAGAATCAGAATACCACTCTTTGGCACAAGTATCAGTTGAAATTTCACGGATCGAGTCATTGCTAAAGGAACTTCAGTTCCCTCTACCGAGCATACCAGTCACTTGGTGTGACAATATTAGTGCAAATGCACATGCTTCCAACCTTGTTTACCATGCCCGGACCAAGCACATAGAGCTTGACATTCATTTTGTGAGAGATAAAGTCTTAAGAAAGAAGCTTGAAGTAAGATACATACCATCCTCAGAACAAGTTGCTGATTGTCTTACAAAAGGCCTATCACCTACTCGAGTTTCTGAATTAATTTCCAAACTTGGTGTAATTCAATTAACCCTTCAGGGTGGTGTTAAAATATAATTATGTAATTCATCCACTACCTTTGTTACAAGTTGTGGCTGAGTGATGTTTGTTATGGTTAGTTTTTCATTATGCTAgtttattgttattattcttaTTGTTATGTTTATAGGGCATCATGCTCTTGAATTGAATTCTCTGTAACAAACTTCTtctattataaataaaaaaacaatttcCTCATACTCAGAAAATAAGCTAAGATTTTCACAATTACAAAATACATACATTTTATCCAAGAATATAACTATAATCTTAACCATTTTATCGTACAATTTAGATATATGGTAAATATCATACTTACTAGTAATTATATTGAGAATTACATGTAACCAATAATAATAACGCCTAAGACTCTAAAAGaacccaataataataataataggacACGTGTAAAATTGACCAACTTTGTAGGAAGAACAAAGTGTCGTGATGAGAACAACAATATTAAAACAAAATGATATGCAAAAACATAAAACGACATACATTTTCTTAAACAACCCCCGCATCAAGAACATCATTAATTACGTACGACGCTAAAAAAGGCAATGTCAAAATAATCAAAAGGTAGCTTCATCTAAAATGATTTCTCACCAAAAATATATATCGAAAGACCAATCttattttatgtatttatgaAAGAGTCGTTTTCAACTATATTATTTCTTACATTAGAAAATAATATTCTTCCAATAATTAGATTAATAAATTGACAAATTCTTGTAATTAAGGTGATGTTTAGTTGAAGGTAATGTAATAGAATAAATGAAAATGAAtcaatttcttttttatttctttgtttGATTGTATTTTAGAGTATTAAAATAGCATTTCAATAGAATGGTTTTTTCACAATTTTAGTGGAATAGCTATTTCATttgaaaatagaaagaaagatcATTCCAATGCAAGatcgaaaaaaaaattaaaaacttttttaccaatttttttattcatattaacTTTTATTCTATTCCATTCCATTTTATTTTCTCATTCTCATTTTCACTCCCTCCAACCAAACCTTACCTAAATATGCGTGTTTATATAAATCACCAAACTATTTTAAGCTCAAATAACTGTAACTGCATGCAAGGACTATTGGGGTAACTTTCTAAAATttggtattttattcttaaaagaAAGTGTAACATCCCAACAAACGACATTATTTTAAAGAGGGGAAACTACAATTATGTAAAAACGACATATATTAGAGAAACAACTGCAGTAAAACAAGTATATCTCTAAACTAATTCATCTAACAACAATaatacatatttatttattttacccAAAAAAAAAGCCATTTGATCTTTAAAGAAAAACCACTCCGTTAAAAATTATATGGCAACATATAATCGTATTCTACACTTAAAATCCTTGAAAATCATATTTGACACGTATTAGACGTGACCATTAAGTAGATAGTGGcaaagaatattactaacatgtGAGGATGATTGGACATCTTCGATTAAACGCCATGACCAAGTAGTAGTAGAATAGTAGCTTAGAATATATTTCTAAGAGATGAgaattttgaataattaaataaagttacttAGCACAGTAGGAAGTTGACCCTTGGAGAAGGGGTCACAACTAACACAACTCACTAATCTCTGAAGCCTCCTCCAAGAAAGTGTCTTGGCCAATAAGGAACTCTCCAACTAAGACTTATAAAAACCCACCAACATCGGAAAAACAAACCAAGTCAGTCAAATTCCCAGCTGCTTAAAACTTCTCCAAAAACCATAATCCTCCGACCCAAGCCGAGCTTCGATCTGATTCTACAGATGGGCTTAATAAGGTTCAGTTTTTGCTTCGCGTTTGGGACGCTTTGCGGGGCTTATTTGGCTCAGAACTACAACGTCCCCAACATTAGAACTCTGGCCAAGTCGGGCATTTTCATGGCAAAACACGTAGAAGAGGCATATCGCAAACCCGATGCTAAGAACGAAGGCGATAATAACGCCGATAAGAGCATCAACTAATCATCTTTGTTCTTTAAAGCTCATCCAATAAACTCTCTTTTGTTCAATTAATAGAAGCCTCTTATATGTAACTTATTTGCTTTGGAGCATCATTTAGTAATAGTACATGTGTAACTAGTGATTTACTCCACTTATAAGTATAATGTTCGAATTTGTTAGTTTAAGGATGCCAATTTGACAAAGCTTAAGAAGATAGAAGAACACAGCAAGGTGGAGACAAGTCTGAAAATAGAGAGTAACAGTTGTCAAATAATGGTAACAGAGTTAGAAATCTCATTCTAAACTAATAAGATATCAAGTGCTCAAATACATGGATTGATGAACCAATGAGATTGTTAAATAATATACAAATGAAATGATTAGATTGTTCAAATTAAGGGTTTCTAATGGGAAAGAAAGGAACGCCGCACTCGTTGATGCCAACACCGAAGGAAATGGAGAGAGTATCCATCTCCCTATGATCTCTTGACTAGGTAGCCAATTGCAACACCCAATAGACCAACAAGGCCAGCAAATAACAAAGAAAATCCACGCACTACACCTTTGCTCGAGCCTTTCCTAGCCAGTTCCTGGTAAATAAATGAAATTATAACATTATGGCAAGATTGTGCCGAGAACAAAATATAATACTGAGCTGAGAGAAGACAGAGATGAAGCTGATGCTGATGTATCACTAGAAGCAGCCTAAGAAGTGAAAATTAGTAGCACAAGCATAACAAATACCAGTTCCCGACGGAGCTTCTGATTTTCTTGCAAAGCAGAAGCTTTCTCCTCAGTCAACCTAGAGATCATCAACCATGCCTGAAgaaaaaatatacatgaaaaactGCTACTTGAGAAATAGAACAGAGAAAAACAAAGAAGATTTTGAGTTAAAATGAAGCTCAGTAAAAATGAGCTTAACCTTTATTAAGTATTTATAAAGGCTGAACAAACTGAGTTGTTACAAacagaaaggaaaaaaaacaacCAAGCCACTAACTAAGTACAAACTAACATAAAACGAACTGTAACAACTTCAACTAATCACATGTGTCAAAGTCTTCAGTGGACTTAACAAGAAGGAAGTTCAAATCAACAATATTAATAAAAGCAAAAACCAACAAAATCAAGCATAAGTGACATAAGGGGAAAAAAGGCATTAAAAGTCATGCGGCCTTGAATTGAAAGTAAACCTTGCTTTTaagtattaatcatataattgaCACCAGGAAGTAACAATAACAAGATGCAACAGAAATAAAAGTTTATGATAAAAATTCCTAGAGTCTTCTTCTTTGAATAAAGGTCCTAAAGGAGTTCACTGCATATATAAATCCTGTATCATTGTATCAATAAAAGGTAGAGCCTTATTAACGACAAATCAATTCTTGGGTAATCAACATTAAAAGTTCATTCTAAATATTGCAACCCACAAGTGCTATATATACATGTGATTAAAAGAATGATCCGAATAAAAACAGCGGTTCCAGAAGAAACTCACTCTGGACTTGTCCAACATGCACACAAATTCAACCTCATAGAAAGTGAGAAACTCTCATGGTAACAAGGCAGAACACTATATTAACACCATATGACTAAGACGCTAAATTGGAACTTAAACATCATATTATGGTTATTCCAACAATCTGCATACATACAAAGGTATGGTAGACCTATAATATGTTTACCTCTGATGATTTCTGTTTGGGCAACTCAAGAGATTTTGATACCTGTAGTCCACAAAATTTCAATCAAGGCTTTTACAATGCAGATCCATCCAAACTTccgataaattattatttttcatgttAATGGAAAGAGATCTGCAAAGAAAGATTCAAAAGATAAATAACAAAAGGTACAAACAGCATCAAACGACGATGATCTTTGTCTCCCATTCTGTGTTGCAAGAGCACTGGAAGGAGACCCTTCATCTGATTCTTCAGGAACAGGAGATGGAGGATTTGCAGGAATGTAAACCACGCGCAACTTGAACTCCTCCGCAACCTTCCCATTCTCCTTGTTAAACTACAATAAATTTTTCAGAATCTAAGGGTCACAGTATGATAAAGATATAACCAACATAGAAGACCAGAGCAAAAGCAGAAACTCTATCTCACCATTTCAGAAGTTATGTCCTTCGCTGCCGAAGCTTCTGGTGCAGAAACACTTTGAAGGAGAAATTTGTCCTTACACTGCATATCTAGAGGCGCCTCTTTTTGGGCTTGCATTGTCACTACCAAAGCAAAGGCCATCCAAATCAAGAAAACGATAATAAAACTAATCAGATAGATGAAGAGGAATTACAAGTTATACAAATAAGCTTACACAGATAAAAAAGAAACTACAAAAAACAGAATAAAGTTCACTAATTTAAATTTAAGAATAAGGGAAATAAACACACACACAATTATATGAACAAGAAGAACCGTTTGACACCAAAAGAAATAATGTTTACCCGTTACATTGCATGAACCACCAGGCAAAACGATTCCAGCATTGGGTCGAACACAGTATTTCTTAGGATTGGTTGTTTTAACCTGCATATACCATCAAAATGTTCAAAAAATTATGCAGAATATAAACTTATTTAGTTCttcattttaaaaaaagaaaatgaaTAGACAATGTAATTAGCTTAAATGAATATACATGGAGTGATGTATTCTTAGATAATAACCTTGAAAGCCACATGTTTATCTGTCTTGTTGGTCAATTGCATAGAACACGAGCTCTGCTTCTTCAATTCAACTTTACCACCCAAAAAAAACCAAATAGACAATTAATACATACATGTTAAAACTAAAAGAAATTCCCATATAGCTAACTTATTGATCCTCAATCTAGCTACTATAAGTAATCAGTATATTTAAACCAAACAAATTGAAAAGTCTTATAACAATATAAAAAGTAAAACTTTGGTAGTAGTTTACCTCCATAGTCAATTCCAAACCATCTCGTATAAAAATCAACCTAACCTAAACCTTTCAAAACTCAATGCACCACAGAAACGACACCAAAAATTCACAAATTTCTTTTCTTTGCCTAAATTTGTATTCAAACATAAAATAAACTTACAATGGAATTTGAGCTCCGAAGGCTGGACATTGAGAAGGTTTCCAGTACTCATAACTACGAACCAATCAAACTACTCTGAGCGAAATACGAAGTGTTAGGATGATCCGAACTCGGCGACGGCTTTGGCTGTAAGCGACATCGACTAGATTCGAGTGGGTCGGTGGCTGCTTATTTTGGGTAGTTGGAGTTACGAGACTTCTTTAATGTTGTGAATATGTgtgtattatattttttttaagttttaatttcaGCCAAATTAATTTGATGTAAGGTATTTATAACTACATACATTAAATTTGTCTATAACACAGCTGTATAGAATTAATTAATCGTCAATCTAATTTATTACTTTGGTacctttttttattttcttggaATTATTTTTGAGTGGaaacctttttaaaaaaaaagaatcgCTAAAAAGAATCGGTGGTGTCCAACACTACAAGGAAGTGACGTATAGTTATTGGTGTAATTCAATATCGGAGTCctacatatttgaatttaataagtattatggagTATTGGTAATCAATTATAAGGCATAATCTCGTGAGTTTGGCACCTTAAAGTGTTAAATAACAATACTCTTAAAAAAATTGTTTAGGATAAGTTAACACAAATCTCACAAACAAGATGACCAAATATAGGCTAACCAACTTAAGTACAATGAATAACTCATTACAATGACATAGACCAAAGAAATAATAGGTCTAGACTCCCTAACAATGACATAACATTGATAAGTGGATTGCCTTTTAAAGAAATAACTATCAAGCAATGGTACCCATAGCCAAATCGACAACACCAA
This genomic interval from Humulus lupulus chromosome 8, drHumLupu1.1, whole genome shotgun sequence contains the following:
- the LOC133797634 gene encoding vesicle-associated protein 1-3; its protein translation is MSTGNLLNVQPSELKFHFELKKQSSCSMQLTNKTDKHVAFKVKTTNPKKYCVRPNAGIVLPGGSCNVTVTMQAQKEAPLDMQCKDKFLLQSVSAPEASAAKDITSEMFNKENGKVAEEFKLRVVYIPANPPSPVPEESDEGSPSSALATQNGRQRSSSFDAVSKSLELPKQKSSEAWLMISRLTEEKASALQENQKLRRELELARKGSSKGVVRGFSLLFAGLVGLLGVAIGYLVKRS